CCGGCGCAACTTCGGGGTTGACACTGGTTTTTACCCGCTTGGTTCCTGTACGATGAAATATAATCCCAAGGTCAATGAGGATATGGCGCGCCTGAACGGATTTGCCCGGATTCACCCTTATCAAAGCGCGGATACGGTTCAGGGCTGTCTGGAATTGCTTTACCATATGGACCGTTGTCTTTCTGAACTCACCGGAATGGCCCGGGTGTCCCTGCAACCCGCGGCCGGCGCCCATGGTGAACTGACCGGCCTGATGATGATTAAAGCTTACCACGAAAACCGGGGCGAGGGTCACCGTAAAAAGATTATTGTACCTGATTCCTCTCACGGCACTAATCCCGCTTCGGCTCAGATGGCCGGCCTGGAGATTGTTGAAATAAAATCCGGCAAGAACGGCCGCGTGGATCTGGAAGAACTGAGGAAAACTGTTGATGGTCAGGTTGCCGGGATCATGCTGACCAACCCCAATACCCTTGGCATTTTTGAATCTGATATTAGAGAAATAGCCGATATCGTCCACAGCGCGGGCGGCCTGCTCTATAACGACGGGGCCAACGCCAACGCCATACTGGGGATATCGACCCCGGGCGACATGGGTTTTGACGTTGTTCACCTGAATTTGCATAAAAGCTTTGCCGCGCCACATGGCGGGGGCGGCCCAGGCTCCGGCCCGGTGGGAGTGAAAGAGCGCCTGACGCCTTTCCTGCCCAAGCCTCTCGTGGAAATAAAGGAGGACGGCAGCTATTATCTGGAGTACAACCGCCCTTTGTCTATCGGAAAGGTCAAATCTTATTACGGGAATTTTGGAGTAGTGGTCAAAGCCTACGCCTATATCCTGGCCATGGGGCCGGAAGGTTTGCGGCGGGTGGCGGAAGACGCCGTGCTGAACGCCAACTTTTTGATGAAGAAGCTCAAGGAATATTATGATCTTCCCTATGATCAGGTTTGCAAGCATGAGTTTGTGCTGTCAGGCGCCCGGCAGAAAGAAAAGGGTGTGAATACCGAGGACATTGCCAAAAGGCTGCTGGATTATGGCTATCATCCGCCGACCGTTTACTTCCCTTTAATCGTTAAGGAGGCGTTAATGATTGAACCGACGGAAACGGAAAATCTGGAAACCCTGGAGAGATTTATCGATGCCATGATCCGGATTGCCACGGAAGTCGAGCAAGAGCCGGAAAAGGTCAGGCTTGCCCCGCATACTACCGTGGTCGGGCGGCTGGATGCGGTGAAAGCGGCCCGCAAGCCGGCTTTAATATGGAAATCATAAGAAGTCAGCGCCGCCTTGCGCGAGGGCTTTAGCAGCGCATTGGGAATTGAATTGGAGCCGGCACGGCTAACGTCTGAGGAGGCGCGCCTTGCAAGGGAACTGGCAGACGCAAAATACAAATCGCAGGAATGGAATAATAAATATTAACCGGTGCCGCTTAAATTCGAATCGCGTATTAGAACACCAACTAACGGTTGATTTAATATAATTATATATATACCAGTAAAGGTGTGGTTGCATTGACATTGCCGCCTACGGAAGAGATCCAGCATGACCTTTTGTTGACTATTATAGTGGCTTTATTTATTCTTTTCTCAACAGGGATCGCGGGACCTTCAAGAGTGCCCCCGGCTTAAGCAGGGACGCAACCAGATGTTGGCCGTTCTTATATAGGATATAAGAATCGCAATAGCACCCGGGGGTCCGGTCGTTTCCTCGCCATAAAGTAGGCCGTTAAAGGGGATTTTTTCATGCTATCAAACAACGATCTTAATATATTGAAGGAACAGATCATGGCTCAACTGGGACAGGAAACACCTTTTTCAACTAAAAATGCCAAGAAAACTGACATTTGTAATAATGGGAATAATAAAAATGCGAATAACATGCTTCTTAATCTCACACCGCAAAAGATTTTGGTGATTGCCGGGCTCTTAGGGGGCGCGTTAGAGGTAAAGTATGTTTTAGTGGACAGGGATCAAATAATTAACGTTCTCCTGGATGGTTCGTTAAAGCGAAAGACCAAATTAGATAAAATGCTGGATGAAATCGGAGCAATGCCCTTTGATGACGTATTAAGGGCTGTGTTGGGGAGAGTATAATAATAAGTTATCCCATATGTTTTTCGCCGTAAAACCGCGATCCTTTGATGCGTTAGGAAATGCGGTTTTATAGTTTTACGGTGATAATTAATCTGATAATGACTCATACTTTGCGCGGGGGGTTTTACTATAAACCGGACGGAAGGGATATCCCAGGCTGATATTATTTACTTCATTCTGATTGACCGGTTCTGTGGCAGTGGGGTGTTTTGCGGCAGTTCAGCCGGTCCGGAGCAGTACCACGGAGGGAATTTCGCCGGGATCATGGAAAAGATCCCTTATTTAAAGCATCTCGGCGTTACAGCTTTGTGGATCACCCCGGTCTATCTGGGTATCGGCGGCATCCACGGCGCGGCGGGGCTGACTGAAGGCTACCATGGTTACTGGCCGCTTGATTTTGAACGGATCGATACGCATCTTATTCCTGATACAGTGGATAACGGCAGGGATAAATTGAAAATGCTGGTCGAGCAGTTGCATGATAACGGGATTAAAATTATCCTCGACGTAATTGTCAGCCATACCGGATACCATAATGAGAATTACCATAATTATCCCCACCGCCTGCCCGCGCACTGGTTTAAAAAACATCAGGACGACTTGCCCTTCGGCCTGCCGGCCCTTGATCACGGGCAGGCCGATGTCAGGGATTATTTTGTGAACAATATTATCGACTGGATTGAAGATACGGGAATAGACGCCATCAGGCTGGATTCAGCCAGACATATAGACCAGACTTTCTGGTACTATTTTAAGGCGTATGTGCGGGGGAAATACCGGAATATTTTTTTTCTGGGCGAAGTGCTGGATTTTGATGCTGATTCCGTGTCGAAATACCAGAGGGAACATGATTTTGACTCTCTTTTTGATTTCCCCTTGTGTGGCAATATTATTGATGTGATGATCCGGAACGAAGATAATAAGCCGCCGGAGCACCGTAAGGGTATGTGCGCCATAGCCGGGCCGCGCGGCGCTGCCGCCCCTGAAACGCCCGGGGTGCTGGATACCGACTGGAAATATAATAATGCCAACCGTCTGGTCACACTTGTGGATAACCACGATTTGGAGAAAAGAGTAATGAGCTGGGCGGTGAATTATTCTAACGGAGACAGAAGCGAGGCGGCGAATCTGGTTGTTTATGTTTTATCATTTTTGTTGACCACCAGGGGTATACCTCAGGTATATTACGGCACGGAAATCGGCCTGGAGGGTGACCGCTGTGCGGGTGGGGACGCTCGCCTGCGCATGGATATGCCATGGGAGAAAATCGACCCGTCAACATTGGAGCCTTTTCCTGGTTATTCTGTGGAAAGTTTTATTTACCGCAGCTTGCGCAAATTAATCAGGCTTCGCCGGGAAAACGAAGCACTTCAATACGGCTATCTATTCACCCTTTACTCCAGCTTTGACGTTTATGTTTACATGAGGGAGTTCCGCGGGAATACCATCATCGTGGGCTTGAACAACAGCCGGACTGATCGGTCCGTTAGGATAGATATTGCCGTAAACCTGAATGTACCTGGCCGGATTAAGAAAAATTTTGCCGACCGCCGGATCATGGTAAATCTCATGGATACTTCTGAGACAGTAGAATACCTTCCTTCCGGTAAATTGGGAATGAACATCAAGGGGAAGCAAGCGCTGATCCTTAAATTAGTCTGACGTCTGTTACCTTGACAAGGACCTTGCTATTTCCTATCATTAATTTGTTAACTTATTAGTATCTTCATACCTACGTTGCCGAGGCTGTGTGGAAACAAAATGATAAAAGAGGCGATATGAATTGGGGCGTTCGTTTGTCTGGAATAAGGTGAAATACCCCAATTGGACAGGTCTTAAACTGTCAGGAATTCTTTATGCCGGTCCGGCTGAGGGTACAATAGTGGTTGTTTGCCATGGCTTTACCGGAAGCAAGGAGGGTGGCGGACGGGCGGTCGCCATGGCGGAGGAATTGGGTTCGCGTGGATACGCCACTCTGCTTTTTGACTTTAGCGGTTGCGGAGACAGCGAAGGTGATTTTGCCGACGTTTGTCTCACACGGCATATAGGGGACGTTAAGTGTTCAGTGGATTTTTGCCGCGGTCTTGGTTTCAACAGGGTTGTCACGGTTGGCCGAAGCTTTGGCGGGACGGCGGCTATTGGCCTGGGTAGGGCTGGCGGCGATGTGGCCGGTGTTTGCACCTGGTCGGCCCCGGGCGCGTTAAGGGAAGTATTCACTCGTTTGCGTGTCCAAGCGGCCGGCGAGGATAGCGATATGATCAGATTGTCGGAAGAAGAGGATGCGTTACGGATAAAAAAGAGTTTTATCACTGATCTGGACAGGTATGATATATTCAGCCGGGCTGCTCTGATTGCGCCTAGTCCGCTGCTGGTTATCCACGGGAGCAATGATCAGGTGGTCCCGGTAGATAACGCCTGGTCGATTTACAAAGCTGCCGGTGATCCGAAAAAAATTCAAATTATCCCTGAAGCCGACCACCAGTTTACCGGAAGTCACCTGAAAGTATGGGAAGTGTTCTTTGAGTGGCTGGCAGAGCACTTTCCAACGAACATGAATTGTAGTTAAATAACTAAAATTTAACAATGAGATTAGCAAAATAACATTATTTAGCCGCTCTGTCGCGTTATAAATGATCTATGATAATCGAATAATAATAAAAGCTGTTGTTCCATAAAAAAGGAGGTTGGGCTAATGAGCAGAAGGCGTGGAGGAGTAATGTCCGAAAGGCTGAAGTATGAATTAGCCGACGAGTTGGGCGTAGGCGGCGTGGTACGCAGGGATGGCGGCTACTTCGGTAATGTTTCTTCGAAAAACTGTGGTAACCTGGTCAGACTTGCGATCGAACGGGCCGAACAAACCATGGCGGGGAACAATGGCTGGAAGTAAAAAGATGCCCTTCAAGGGCATCTTTTTAACATATACCTCTTATCCGTCGTAAAGCCATATAAATATCAATCAAGTTTTTTTTTGACATATTTAATTTTGTTAACTTAAGATTGATTTTGTGTCAAGTTATGATAATATACCAGAGGAAGTAACATTTTCTCCCCGGGAGGAGTCTGGTTATGTTTCAAAAGAAAAAAGACGTTTTTTTTGATAATTTGGTGATGATAGCTAAAAATCTTCAGCTTGCTATTCAGGTTTTCCGCGAAGAAATAACCAAACTGAGCGATGCGGAAGAATTCGCCCTGCAACTCAAAACTGTTGAGGATATGGGGGATCACTATACTCATGAAATTATTCTGGCTTTAAATAGAACCTTCATAACTCCTTTTGAACGTGAAGACATACTGGGGCTTACTTTGAAACTGGATGATGTATTAGATTGCCTGGAAGCGTGCGCTTCCCGCCTGGAGCTTTATAATATCCTCGAAGCAGACGATTATATGATGCTTTTTACGAAAAATATTGAAATGTGCATCCAGGAAATTGTTTACGCGATAAACCACCTGGTGGAAAAAAGGCTTACGGATATGACCAACCATACCCATAAGATTAACGAATTGGAAAATGTGGCGGACGACCTGCTCCGGGATAGTCTGAAAACACTTTTCTCCACTTGTACCGATGCGATTGAGTTAATTAAAAGGAAAGATATATATGGCATGATGGAAGCTGTATCAGATTCCTGCGAGGACGTGGCTAATATTCTTGAAGGTATTATGATGCGGAGTTCTTAAGGGGGGATTAATGTTGGACTCAACAGCAATCCTCATTGGCTTGGTCGTGCTCCTGGCCCTTTCATTTGACTTTATTAACGGTTTTCATGATACAGCCAATTCGATTGCCACGTCAATTTCCACAAAAGCGCTTCCCCCCAGGATTGCTATTTTGCTGTCCGCCGCTATGAACTTGCTCGGAGCGATGCTGTTTACCGGGGTAGCGCAAACCATCGGCGGGAAAATTGCCAATCCAATGCAGCTGGAGCATGGCATGTATATTGTTGCCGCTGCGTTGCTCTCGGGCATTGCCTGGAATTTAATTACCTGGTATTACGGAATACCGAGCAGTTCTTCACATGCCCTAATCGGTTCCCTAACCGGGGCCGTTATCGTCGCCGGCGGGTATCAAGCGGTAAATTATAAAGGTTTTTTAACTATTATCGAGGCATTAATCATATCACCACTAATTGCTTTTTCAGTGGGTTTTATCATTATGAACTTAATCAGAATCATTTTTAAAAATGCCCATCCTGGCAAGCTAAACAGACGTTTCCGTTCTCTTCAAGTATTTACAGCCGCTTGGCAGGCTTTCAGCCATGGCACTAACGACGCGCAAAAATCAATGGGTATTATCACTTTCGCTTTGGTGGCAGGGGGGCTGCAGGCGAACCTTGAAGTGCCGTTTTGGGTAAAAAGTTCATGCGCGTTAGCGATGGCGCTGGGAACTTCGGTCGGCGGTTGGAAAATTATTAAAACTGTCGGCACCCAAATTTTCAAGTTAGAGCCTTCAAGCGGTTTTGCGTCCGACGTTAGTTCAGCGTTGATAATCATTATCGCTACTTTTTTAAAATTGCCGGTTAGTACAACTCACGTAATATCATCTGCCATTATGGGCGTTGGTTCGGCTAAGCGTGTTTCCGCCGTAAAGTGGGAAACAGCTGAAAAAATCGTCATGGCATGGATGATTACACTGCCAGTTACCATTATCTTTGCTGGTTTGACATATTGGATAATTTCTTTAATATTTAATTTTTAATACAAAATTAACGTTAAAAAAATAAATGTGTTCTTGCTTAATGAGGAAATAAAACAATAAGTTACAAAGCAATTTCAAAGTCAATATAATTGCCGTATTGGCAAGTTGAGGCACATTTAGGCGGAATAAAAGTGATTTATTAAGGTTACTTTAAGATTACACGATATTATTTAAAATATTTCATGATATCGCGAATATATGGAGGTGGGACGACACTAAAATTGGAGGGGTGATGCTTGAGGGGAAAAAAACGGGGTTTATTAGATAATATTTTCTTGTTTTTATCCGGAACGCTTATTATTTATGGTTTTTTATTTTCATCCGGATGGCATGTCGCAGTAAGTGAACCGCTAAAATTAAATATCCCCGTTCCCATTTATTGTAATAATATAATAGCGCAGTTGCGTCAAGGGTTTAATGATCATCAAGAATCGCCCGTTAATATTGTTCCCCAAGTTAGGGTTGTGCCTGGCGGCCAGTCGATTGGGGTTTTGCTTCGCTCCCAAGGGGTAATTGTAGTAGGTCATTCGATAATTCAGGACCAGTCCGGTAATAAGGTTAACCCTGCCGGAGACGCCGGAATTAGCATCGGAGATGTAATCTTAAAAATTAACGGTGAGGACGTTAAAAGTGAAGGGCAAGTACGGGATTTGGCAGCCCGTGCAGGTGCCTCCGGACAAGCTTTGGATCTGGAGGTAAAACGTGGAGGAGATATTTTTTACACCAAAATAAATCCGGTGTACTGTACGGAAACTTCCCGTTACCGGATTGGCCTTCTGATCAAAGATAGTGCGGCAGGCCTT
This DNA window, taken from Pelotomaculum isophthalicicum JI, encodes the following:
- the gcvPB gene encoding aminomethyl-transferring glycine dehydrogenase subunit GcvPB, whose translation is MELIFEQSVPGRTGISLPAIDVPEEEIESLIPAEYLRQEPPGLPEVSEVEAARHFTRLSRRNFGVDTGFYPLGSCTMKYNPKVNEDMARLNGFARIHPYQSADTVQGCLELLYHMDRCLSELTGMARVSLQPAAGAHGELTGLMMIKAYHENRGEGHRKKIIVPDSSHGTNPASAQMAGLEIVEIKSGKNGRVDLEELRKTVDGQVAGIMLTNPNTLGIFESDIREIADIVHSAGGLLYNDGANANAILGISTPGDMGFDVVHLNLHKSFAAPHGGGGPGSGPVGVKERLTPFLPKPLVEIKEDGSYYLEYNRPLSIGKVKSYYGNFGVVVKAYAYILAMGPEGLRRVAEDAVLNANFLMKKLKEYYDLPYDQVCKHEFVLSGARQKEKGVNTEDIAKRLLDYGYHPPTVYFPLIVKEALMIEPTETENLETLERFIDAMIRIATEVEQEPEKVRLAPHTTVVGRLDAVKAARKPALIWKS
- a CDS encoding alpha-amylase family glycosyl hydrolase, which translates into the protein MFCGSSAGPEQYHGGNFAGIMEKIPYLKHLGVTALWITPVYLGIGGIHGAAGLTEGYHGYWPLDFERIDTHLIPDTVDNGRDKLKMLVEQLHDNGIKIILDVIVSHTGYHNENYHNYPHRLPAHWFKKHQDDLPFGLPALDHGQADVRDYFVNNIIDWIEDTGIDAIRLDSARHIDQTFWYYFKAYVRGKYRNIFFLGEVLDFDADSVSKYQREHDFDSLFDFPLCGNIIDVMIRNEDNKPPEHRKGMCAIAGPRGAAAPETPGVLDTDWKYNNANRLVTLVDNHDLEKRVMSWAVNYSNGDRSEAANLVVYVLSFLLTTRGIPQVYYGTEIGLEGDRCAGGDARLRMDMPWEKIDPSTLEPFPGYSVESFIYRSLRKLIRLRRENEALQYGYLFTLYSSFDVYVYMREFRGNTIIVGLNNSRTDRSVRIDIAVNLNVPGRIKKNFADRRIMVNLMDTSETVEYLPSGKLGMNIKGKQALILKLV
- a CDS encoding alpha/beta hydrolase — protein: MGRSFVWNKVKYPNWTGLKLSGILYAGPAEGTIVVVCHGFTGSKEGGGRAVAMAEELGSRGYATLLFDFSGCGDSEGDFADVCLTRHIGDVKCSVDFCRGLGFNRVVTVGRSFGGTAAIGLGRAGGDVAGVCTWSAPGALREVFTRLRVQAAGEDSDMIRLSEEEDALRIKKSFITDLDRYDIFSRAALIAPSPLLVIHGSNDQVVPVDNAWSIYKAAGDPKKIQIIPEADHQFTGSHLKVWEVFFEWLAEHFPTNMNCS
- a CDS encoding small, acid-soluble spore protein, alpha/beta type, which produces MSRRRGGVMSERLKYELADELGVGGVVRRDGGYFGNVSSKNCGNLVRLAIERAEQTMAGNNGWK
- a CDS encoding DUF47 domain-containing protein, coding for MFQKKKDVFFDNLVMIAKNLQLAIQVFREEITKLSDAEEFALQLKTVEDMGDHYTHEIILALNRTFITPFEREDILGLTLKLDDVLDCLEACASRLELYNILEADDYMMLFTKNIEMCIQEIVYAINHLVEKRLTDMTNHTHKINELENVADDLLRDSLKTLFSTCTDAIELIKRKDIYGMMEAVSDSCEDVANILEGIMMRSS
- a CDS encoding inorganic phosphate transporter, which produces MLDSTAILIGLVVLLALSFDFINGFHDTANSIATSISTKALPPRIAILLSAAMNLLGAMLFTGVAQTIGGKIANPMQLEHGMYIVAAALLSGIAWNLITWYYGIPSSSSHALIGSLTGAVIVAGGYQAVNYKGFLTIIEALIISPLIAFSVGFIIMNLIRIIFKNAHPGKLNRRFRSLQVFTAAWQAFSHGTNDAQKSMGIITFALVAGGLQANLEVPFWVKSSCALAMALGTSVGGWKIIKTVGTQIFKLEPSSGFASDVSSALIIIIATFLKLPVSTTHVISSAIMGVGSAKRVSAVKWETAEKIVMAWMITLPVTIIFAGLTYWIISLIFNF